A window of the Phycisphaerae bacterium genome harbors these coding sequences:
- a CDS encoding prolipoprotein diacylglyceryl transferase — protein sequence MHPELFTLPGGITIKTYGFFLAVGFLSAVWLAMRRASRVKADPDRVLDLSFLALIFGVAGSRLFFVIHYWEPEFAHRANKLWAIVDIRQGGLEFLGGLIGAAAAILVFAWWKRLSIRMYLDILAPSTMWGLAFGRLGCFFNGCCFGGVCLATDAQTARFPWAVEFPYGSNPFVHQWEEREVFVPAELVDTRGLYPSLVPAKALSASVEQREGPEREVEQLNQRLEEARKSGADAATIQGLEQQLKAAQAKKAAAEQELGLDSLAYAQKFPSRDHPDRVMSVSELQALAARYRSLPVHPTQLYSSIHALILSGLLSAVFYTRERHGMVFGLMLLLYPIGRVLLEIIRTDNPHDVGGLTISQFTGLSLALIGVVYLLVVYRALPERSPLAVPVVREETEQ from the coding sequence ATGCATCCAGAGCTTTTCACGTTGCCCGGCGGCATCACCATCAAGACGTACGGGTTTTTCCTGGCCGTCGGGTTCCTCAGCGCCGTATGGCTGGCGATGCGGCGGGCGTCGCGCGTCAAAGCCGACCCCGATCGCGTGCTGGACCTTTCCTTCCTGGCGCTGATCTTCGGCGTCGCCGGATCACGGCTGTTTTTCGTGATTCACTATTGGGAACCGGAGTTCGCCCACCGGGCGAACAAGCTCTGGGCGATCGTGGACATTCGTCAGGGCGGCCTCGAGTTCCTCGGCGGGTTGATCGGAGCAGCCGCCGCCATTCTGGTCTTTGCGTGGTGGAAGCGGCTTTCGATTCGGATGTACCTGGATATTCTGGCGCCGAGCACGATGTGGGGTCTGGCGTTTGGCCGATTGGGCTGCTTCTTCAACGGCTGCTGCTTCGGAGGAGTTTGTCTTGCCACCGATGCGCAAACCGCGCGATTCCCCTGGGCGGTCGAGTTTCCCTACGGGAGCAACCCGTTCGTGCACCAGTGGGAAGAACGCGAGGTATTTGTTCCGGCGGAACTGGTCGACACGCGCGGGCTCTATCCGTCGCTGGTGCCGGCCAAGGCCCTGTCGGCCAGCGTCGAGCAACGGGAAGGACCGGAACGGGAAGTCGAGCAGTTGAATCAGAGGCTCGAGGAAGCCAGGAAGAGCGGCGCCGACGCGGCGACCATCCAGGGGCTGGAGCAGCAGCTCAAGGCGGCGCAGGCGAAGAAGGCCGCAGCAGAGCAGGAGCTCGGGCTGGACAGTCTGGCCTATGCCCAGAAGTTCCCCTCCCGGGACCACCCCGATCGCGTAATGTCCGTGTCGGAACTCCAGGCGCTGGCGGCGCGGTATCGCTCGCTGCCGGTACATCCCACGCAGTTGTACTCCAGCATTCACGCACTGATTCTCTCCGGTCTCCTCTCGGCGGTATTCTACACCCGCGAGCGTCATGGCATGGTCTTCGGTCTGATGTTGCTGTTGTACCCCATCGGACGCGTGCTCTTGGAGATTATCCGGACGGACAACCCGCATGACGTGGGCGGGCTGACCATTTCTCAATTCACGGGGCTGTCGCTGGCACTGATTGGTGTCGTTTATTTGCTTGTGGTGTATCGCGCCTTGCCAGAGCGGTCACCGTTGGCGGTGCCGGTGGTCCGGGAGGAAACGGAGCAGTAG